The following are from one region of the Streptomyces decoyicus genome:
- a CDS encoding M23 family metallopeptidase — protein sequence MSKFAALRNSKKTALRNRVAIVAAGVGVTAALGAGVATAADGGLLNLTSGVGSTVTAQADAQAKSVADAKAAAAKAKKDAAKKANAWVTPVDKYTLGSTFGLAGNMWSHSHSGQDFVVPSGTQVKAAHSGTVVKAGPNGGGDGPAYGNAIVIKHADGVYTQYAHLSSIQVQVGQQVGTDQQIGLSGSTGNSSGPHLHFEVRTGPNYGSGIEPTGFLRAHGDTV from the coding sequence ATGTCGAAGTTCGCCGCTCTCCGCAATTCGAAGAAGACCGCTCTGCGCAATCGCGTCGCCATAGTGGCCGCCGGTGTCGGCGTTACCGCCGCGCTCGGCGCCGGTGTCGCCACCGCCGCCGACGGTGGTCTGCTGAACCTCACCTCGGGTGTCGGTTCGACCGTCACCGCGCAGGCCGACGCGCAGGCCAAGTCCGTCGCCGACGCCAAGGCCGCCGCGGCCAAGGCCAAGAAGGACGCGGCCAAGAAGGCCAACGCCTGGGTGACGCCGGTCGACAAGTACACCCTGGGCTCGACCTTCGGTCTGGCCGGCAACATGTGGTCGCACAGCCACAGTGGCCAGGACTTCGTCGTGCCCAGCGGCACCCAGGTCAAGGCCGCGCACTCCGGCACCGTCGTCAAGGCCGGCCCCAACGGTGGCGGCGACGGCCCGGCCTACGGCAACGCCATTGTGATCAAGCATGCCGACGGGGTGTACACCCAGTACGCGCACCTGTCATCGATCCAGGTCCAGGTCGGCCAGCAGGTCGGCACCGACCAGCAGATCGGCCTGTCCGGCAGCACCGGTAACTCCTCCGGTCCCCACCTGCACTTCGAGGTCCGCACCGGCCCCAACTACGGGTCGGGCATCGAGCCGACCGGATTCCTGCGGGCTCACGGCGACACCGTCTGA
- a CDS encoding TetR/AcrR family transcriptional regulator has protein sequence MSAQARRGNTRQRIQDVALELFSEQGYDKTSLREIAEKLDVTKAALYYHFKTKEDIVISLFQDLARPIDELIAWAEEQPRTLETKQELIRRYSESLRSAEPLFRFMQENQAAVRDLSIGETFKSRMLTLFGLLKEPESELTDQVRCITALFSMHAGMFAMQNVEGDPEEKRKAILEVATELVTAANPPHRRPARPDSAQTVSP, from the coding sequence ATGAGCGCACAGGCGCGCAGGGGAAACACCCGGCAGCGCATCCAGGACGTAGCGCTGGAGCTGTTCTCCGAACAGGGCTACGACAAGACCTCGCTGCGCGAGATCGCCGAGAAGCTCGATGTCACCAAGGCGGCCCTCTACTACCACTTCAAGACCAAGGAAGACATCGTCATCAGCCTGTTCCAGGACCTGGCCAGGCCCATCGACGAGCTGATCGCCTGGGCCGAGGAGCAGCCGCGCACCCTGGAGACCAAGCAGGAGCTGATCCGCCGCTACAGCGAGTCGCTGCGCTCGGCCGAGCCCCTCTTCCGCTTCATGCAGGAGAACCAGGCGGCGGTGCGCGATCTGAGCATCGGCGAGACCTTCAAGTCACGCATGCTGACGCTGTTCGGCCTCCTCAAGGAGCCCGAATCGGAGCTGACGGATCAGGTGCGCTGCATCACGGCGCTGTTCTCCATGCATGCGGGCATGTTCGCGATGCAGAACGTGGAGGGCGACCCCGAGGAGAAGCGCAAGGCCATCCTCGAGGTCGCCACAGAACTGGTCACGGCGGCAAACCCGCCGCACCGCCGGCCAGCCCGGCCGGACTCAGCTCAGACGGTGTCGCCGTGA